Proteins from a genomic interval of Sinobacterium caligoides:
- a CDS encoding hybrid-cluster NAD(P)-dependent oxidoreductase: protein MSIAESANRSGAEQAYWNPSSSPLILQQRLNQTADTVSFVFTNADKLPFQFKPGQFATLTINIDGKAYHRAYSISSVPEQQQLQLTIKRVPGGLVSNWLIDNLLPGQQINTTSIAGEFNSVDCAHGNKLLFISAGCGITPVMSMARTLLQASSDHDICFLHCARDMNNIIFAKEMKQLATQHPTFKPRLLLEDAANSTEAEGLISLPMLEQLCPDFRQRSLFLCGPTGFMEACKSIVESAAYDMSQFYQESFTPAANDSQRGNSDADTLVQISVPKLKLKLAANAGSTLLTALEDNEVPIIAACRSGVCGSCKCKITAGEVVSTSQGALSNEEVAQGFVLACSSTLMSDTEIELA from the coding sequence ATGTCAATTGCCGAAAGCGCAAATCGCTCTGGCGCAGAACAAGCTTACTGGAACCCAAGCAGCAGCCCTCTCATTCTTCAACAGCGCTTAAACCAAACCGCAGACACTGTCAGCTTTGTCTTTACCAACGCCGACAAGCTGCCATTTCAGTTTAAGCCTGGACAGTTTGCTACGCTCACTATCAATATTGACGGCAAGGCATATCACCGCGCCTATTCCATCAGCTCCGTACCTGAGCAACAGCAGCTACAACTGACTATCAAACGCGTCCCCGGTGGTCTCGTCTCGAACTGGCTGATCGACAATCTACTACCAGGCCAACAAATCAATACGACGAGCATTGCCGGCGAATTTAATAGCGTCGATTGTGCGCATGGAAACAAGCTACTGTTTATCAGCGCCGGCTGCGGCATCACCCCTGTCATGTCGATGGCTCGCACCCTATTGCAAGCGAGTAGCGACCACGATATTTGCTTCCTACACTGCGCTCGCGATATGAACAATATTATTTTCGCCAAGGAAATGAAGCAGCTCGCCACACAACACCCCACATTCAAACCTCGCTTATTATTAGAAGACGCGGCAAATAGCACAGAAGCAGAGGGGCTTATTTCACTACCGATGCTCGAGCAGCTATGCCCAGACTTCCGCCAACGCAGCCTCTTCCTTTGCGGACCTACCGGTTTCATGGAGGCCTGCAAAAGTATCGTAGAGAGTGCGGCTTATGATATGAGCCAGTTCTATCAAGAGAGCTTCACCCCTGCCGCTAACGACTCGCAACGCGGAAACAGCGATGCCGATACGCTGGTACAAATTAGTGTGCCGAAACTTAAGTTAAAGCTGGCTGCCAACGCTGGCAGCACATTACTAACTGCGTTAGAGGACAATGAAGTCCCCATCATTGCTGCCTGTCGCAGTGGCGTCTGCGGCTCCTGCAAATGCAAAATTACCGCTGGCGAGGTTGTCTCCACAAGCCAAGGCGCATTAAGCAACGAAGAGGTTGCACAAGGCTTCGTCCTCGCCTGCTCCTCAACCTTGATGAGCGATACCGAAATCGAACTTGCCTAA
- a CDS encoding nitroreductase/quinone reductase family protein — protein MANYQWFGKVHTFVYRASGGLIGHHLGEHPTALLYTVGAKSGRSRITPVRYYALDDHGIVIIASNNGQTKPPAWWFNIKAQPSFDIRVGRQRQKVRAELISGDRREVLWSQITAINPRTKSYMKTAGREIPVILLRRMADK, from the coding sequence ATGGCCAATTATCAGTGGTTCGGCAAGGTCCACACGTTTGTCTATCGCGCCAGCGGCGGCCTTATCGGCCACCATTTAGGCGAACACCCGACAGCACTATTGTATACCGTGGGTGCCAAAAGCGGCCGGTCTCGTATTACGCCCGTTCGCTACTACGCGCTCGATGACCACGGCATTGTTATCATTGCATCCAATAATGGCCAGACCAAGCCACCCGCCTGGTGGTTTAATATCAAGGCGCAGCCTAGTTTTGATATCCGTGTTGGCCGCCAGCGACAGAAGGTGCGAGCAGAGCTTATCAGTGGTGATCGTCGCGAAGTCTTATGGTCACAAATCACCGCCATTAACCCCCGAACGAAAAGCTACATGAAGACGGCTGGTCGCGAGATACCGGTTATCCTATTGAGAAGAATGGCCGACAAATAG
- a CDS encoding carbon-nitrogen hydrolase family protein — MKKKIIAALQLGSSAQGTADTLRKILSYKERIKDSNCDLLVMPEALLGGYPKGADFGTRVGYRTEQGREEFLQYWEQAVDIDGPEVLALVELAKDCNTSIVLGIIERGGSTLYCTALFITEQGEVAKHRKLMPTASERLIWGQGDGSTMPVIETSAGRIGAAICWENYMPLLRSAMYAKGLEIWCAPTVDDREIWQSSMKHIAYEGRNFLVSACQYQQPPGDASVKDVDWPKDKPLIRGGSVIVSPMGEVLAGPLYNSEGLLSAEIDLNDIIKARYDMDPTGHYSRPDVFKLIVNEQERPAVTIIESEACKDI; from the coding sequence ATGAAAAAGAAAATTATTGCAGCACTACAGCTCGGCTCCTCGGCACAGGGGACTGCTGATACACTTCGAAAAATATTAAGCTATAAAGAACGCATAAAAGACTCAAACTGTGACTTATTAGTCATGCCTGAGGCTCTGTTAGGCGGTTACCCAAAGGGTGCTGATTTTGGCACGCGTGTGGGCTATCGAACGGAGCAGGGGCGGGAAGAGTTTTTGCAATACTGGGAGCAAGCTGTTGATATCGACGGCCCCGAAGTGCTCGCATTGGTTGAGTTGGCGAAGGATTGCAATACCTCGATTGTACTTGGCATTATCGAGCGGGGTGGCTCAACGCTATACTGCACGGCTCTCTTCATCACGGAGCAAGGTGAGGTGGCGAAGCATCGTAAACTGATGCCGACGGCAAGTGAGCGGCTAATCTGGGGCCAGGGTGATGGCTCGACAATGCCTGTTATAGAAACGTCGGCGGGACGGATTGGTGCCGCTATCTGCTGGGAAAACTACATGCCTCTATTGCGCTCGGCAATGTATGCCAAAGGGCTCGAGATATGGTGCGCGCCGACGGTCGATGACCGTGAGATATGGCAGTCCAGCATGAAGCATATTGCCTATGAGGGCAGAAATTTTTTAGTGAGTGCCTGCCAATATCAACAACCCCCTGGCGACGCTAGCGTTAAAGATGTGGATTGGCCAAAGGATAAGCCATTAATTCGCGGTGGCAGCGTCATTGTTTCGCCAATGGGTGAGGTGCTTGCTGGCCCACTCTATAATAGCGAGGGCTTGCTCTCGGCGGAGATAGATCTTAACGATATTATTAAAGCGCGATATGATATGGATCCTACAGGGCATTATTCTCGCCCCGATGTATTTAAGCTTATCGTCAATGAACAAGAGCGCCCTGCGGTGACTATTATTGAAAGTGAAGCCTGCAAAGACATCTAA
- the norR gene encoding nitric oxide reductase transcriptional regulator NorR, translating into MPSNLDQAFLQIALDLGVDLPSGHRYQRLISSLNDVLPCDASALFILTDDKQLRPVAVVGLSEEVLGKRFDPGNHPRLQAILDAREPVRFAADSTLPDPFDGILKNDPSLALNVHDCMGCSLYAEQQLIGILTLDALQPGAFDDIDDVTIKTFTALAAATIRNASMVDALKSRHRRQQSINKLLIEEARNRGGELIGTTPTIEQLRNNIQLVANSNFAVLISGETGTGKELVAHAVHAQSPRANQPMIYVNCAALPESIAESELFGHVKGAFTGASTQRTGKFELAHSGTIFLDEVGELPLLLQAKLLRVIQQGEVQRVGADRNLQVDVRVIAATNRQLEVEVREGRFRSDLYHRLNVFPINVPPLREHKGDLAILSGHILDRVRRQFNARSLHLHPQASRHLEQHSWPGNVRELEHSLMRAALRAIQSNEQLITLEHFNDGAAITQQPEPISTSGNDNPVALRQAVEDFQRQLIDEALERNNGVWARAAKELQVDRGNLYKIGKRLGL; encoded by the coding sequence ATGCCCTCAAATCTCGATCAAGCATTTCTACAAATAGCCCTCGACCTAGGCGTTGATCTACCCTCCGGGCATCGCTATCAACGGCTTATCAGTAGCCTCAACGATGTATTACCCTGCGATGCGAGCGCCCTGTTTATCTTAACCGATGACAAACAACTGCGGCCCGTCGCCGTCGTCGGCCTCTCCGAGGAGGTATTGGGCAAGCGCTTTGACCCCGGCAACCACCCTCGCCTACAGGCCATTCTTGATGCGCGAGAGCCGGTGCGCTTCGCGGCAGATTCAACATTACCCGACCCCTTCGACGGTATTTTGAAGAACGACCCCAGCCTAGCGCTTAACGTTCATGACTGCATGGGCTGTAGCCTTTATGCCGAGCAGCAATTGATCGGCATACTAACTCTCGACGCCCTCCAACCCGGTGCCTTCGATGATATCGATGACGTCACTATCAAAACCTTCACCGCCCTCGCCGCTGCAACAATTCGTAACGCCTCGATGGTCGACGCGCTAAAATCTCGCCATCGCCGACAACAGAGCATCAATAAACTATTGATCGAAGAGGCGCGCAATCGAGGTGGCGAGCTAATCGGCACCACCCCGACGATTGAGCAATTACGCAACAACATACAACTCGTTGCCAACTCCAATTTCGCCGTGCTGATCAGTGGCGAGACTGGCACCGGTAAAGAGTTAGTCGCCCACGCCGTACATGCGCAATCTCCCCGCGCCAATCAACCGATGATCTACGTAAACTGTGCCGCCCTACCGGAATCGATTGCCGAGAGCGAGCTATTTGGTCACGTCAAAGGGGCCTTTACCGGTGCCAGTACTCAACGTACGGGCAAGTTCGAACTCGCTCACAGTGGCACCATTTTCCTCGATGAGGTCGGCGAATTGCCGCTACTATTGCAAGCAAAACTGTTGCGCGTAATCCAACAGGGAGAGGTTCAGCGCGTTGGTGCCGATAGAAACCTACAGGTCGATGTTAGAGTCATCGCCGCCACCAACCGTCAACTCGAAGTCGAAGTACGAGAGGGGCGCTTTCGCTCTGACCTCTACCATCGTCTCAACGTTTTTCCGATCAACGTTCCCCCACTCCGCGAACACAAGGGGGATCTTGCGATTCTCTCCGGCCACATTCTTGACCGCGTTCGACGCCAATTTAATGCACGCAGCCTCCACCTTCACCCACAGGCCTCGCGACACCTTGAACAGCACAGCTGGCCCGGCAATGTGCGTGAACTTGAGCACAGCCTGATGCGCGCCGCCCTTCGCGCTATCCAATCTAACGAGCAATTAATTACCCTCGAACACTTTAACGATGGTGCGGCGATCACACAGCAGCCTGAGCCTATATCGACAAGCGGCAACGATAACCCCGTTGCCCTTCGTCAAGCCGTCGAGGATTTTCAGCGACAACTAATAGACGAGGCCCTCGAACGCAATAATGGTGTCTGGGCACGAGCCGCCAAAGAGCTACAAGTTGATCGCGGCAACCTCTACAAAATTGGCAAACGATTAGGCCTATAA
- the hcp gene encoding hydroxylamine reductase, whose translation MFCIQCEQTIRTPAGDGCAYSTGMCGKTSDVSDLQDVLILNLQAISYWANLARQYAIVDSEIDNWAPKAFFSTLTNVNFDPERIYAYTRFAEDCKNSLRDRAIAAAAAAGDTLPPLSAAAQFELPDTIEGILASADQAAVNRGKSDVHEDVIGLRLLCLYGLKGAAAYFEHARVLGQTDQGVATEYHRIMAWLGSDPSDIDALLNTSMQIGQLNYRIMEMLDKGETDSFGHPEPTQVNVKPIAGKCILVSGHDMHDIEKILQQTAGTGINVYTHGEMLPSHAYPELKKHSNLVGNYGTAWQNQQQEFADFPGAVVMTSNCIIDPNVGQYADRIFTRSIVGWPGVTHITDDDFSAVIDCALQQEGFSCTEIEKMITVGFGRNALMGAAPAVIDQVKQGNISHFFLIGGCDGAAAERSYFTDFAVNAPEDSLILTLGCGKFRFNNKHFGDINGIPRLLDVGQCNDAYSAIQLALALSEAFDCDLNELPLTLVLSWFEQKAIVILLTLFSLGVKGIYAGPTTPAFLTDNLVKVLQDKFDYRTIGDVESDIKDAIAAA comes from the coding sequence ATGTTTTGTATTCAATGCGAACAAACAATACGCACCCCTGCTGGCGATGGCTGTGCATACAGCACCGGCATGTGCGGCAAAACCTCCGATGTATCCGACCTGCAAGACGTGCTCATCCTCAACTTACAAGCAATCTCTTACTGGGCAAACCTGGCACGGCAATACGCTATTGTCGACAGCGAAATAGACAACTGGGCACCGAAAGCCTTCTTCTCAACGCTGACCAATGTCAACTTCGATCCCGAACGGATTTATGCTTATACCCGTTTTGCCGAGGATTGCAAAAACTCACTGCGTGACCGCGCTATTGCTGCCGCTGCTGCTGCGGGCGACACATTACCTCCCCTCTCTGCTGCCGCGCAGTTCGAGCTACCCGATACCATCGAAGGGATTCTAGCCTCCGCCGATCAAGCCGCCGTTAACCGTGGCAAGAGCGACGTTCACGAAGATGTCATCGGCTTACGCTTGCTCTGCCTTTACGGTCTCAAAGGCGCAGCCGCCTATTTTGAGCACGCGCGCGTACTCGGGCAAACCGATCAAGGTGTCGCGACTGAGTACCACCGCATCATGGCTTGGTTAGGTTCCGACCCAAGCGATATCGACGCTTTGCTCAACACATCGATGCAAATAGGCCAGCTAAACTATCGCATCATGGAAATGCTCGACAAGGGCGAAACCGACTCTTTTGGCCACCCAGAGCCCACGCAAGTGAATGTAAAACCTATCGCAGGTAAATGCATCTTAGTCTCTGGCCACGACATGCACGATATCGAGAAAATTCTGCAGCAAACGGCTGGTACCGGCATCAACGTCTACACCCACGGAGAAATGCTTCCGTCACACGCCTACCCTGAGCTGAAGAAGCACAGCAATCTCGTTGGTAACTACGGCACAGCATGGCAAAATCAGCAACAAGAGTTTGCCGATTTCCCCGGCGCTGTCGTCATGACCTCTAACTGTATCATCGACCCTAACGTCGGTCAGTACGCTGACCGAATCTTCACTCGCAGTATCGTCGGTTGGCCTGGCGTCACCCATATCACAGACGACGATTTCAGCGCCGTCATTGACTGCGCCCTGCAGCAAGAAGGTTTCAGCTGTACCGAAATCGAGAAAATGATCACCGTTGGTTTCGGCCGCAACGCACTCATGGGAGCCGCCCCCGCCGTTATCGACCAGGTGAAACAAGGCAATATCAGCCACTTTTTCCTTATCGGCGGCTGTGACGGAGCTGCCGCTGAACGCAGCTACTTCACTGATTTCGCCGTCAATGCCCCTGAGGATTCACTGATTTTAACCTTAGGTTGCGGCAAGTTCCGCTTCAACAATAAGCACTTTGGCGACATCAACGGTATCCCTCGCCTCCTCGATGTAGGCCAGTGTAACGATGCCTATTCAGCTATTCAGCTTGCGCTGGCGCTGTCTGAAGCCTTCGACTGCGACCTTAATGAACTGCCGCTAACCTTGGTGCTATCTTGGTTCGAACAGAAAGCCATTGTTATTTTACTCACGCTATTTTCTCTTGGTGTTAAAGGCATCTACGCCGGCCCAACAACCCCAGCGTTCCTAACAGATAATCTGGTAAAAGTACTGCAAGATAAGTTCGATTACCGAACTATCGGCGATGTTGAGTCTGATATCAAAGACGCTATAGCGGCGGCATAA
- a CDS encoding efflux RND transporter permease subunit, translating into MARYFIDKPVFAWVIAILIMLAGALSIAKLPVSQYPSIAPPTVLITTRYNGASAKTVEDSVTQVIEQSLTGIDNLRYISSTSDSTGNVAVTVTFNTDADPEIAQVQVQNKLQSALPMLPMEVQQQGVTVSKSSSSILLIVGLYSKDGKLDKNDISDFVISKIKDPLSRVAGVGDLEVFGAQYAMRIWLDPLKLEKYSLTSADAAAAIKQQNAQVSAGQFGSGPMQQETQLNATISAQSRLKTAKEFENIIVKSGSNGAEVLLKDVARVELGADDYIMTNFYNGYPVAALGVKLATGANALKTAEAVKNKVEELRPFFPDGVDVVYPYDTSPFVGKSIEGVVHTLFEAVILVFLIMYLFLQNFRATLIPTIAVPVVLLGTFAVLYAVGLSINTLTMFAMVLAIGLLVDDAIVVVENVERIMHTEGLSPREATYKSMEQISSALVGIALTLSAVFVPMAFMSGSTGVIYRQFSITIITAMGLSVVVALVLTPALCASMLKPVDKAAKPNRMFSGFNRIFDRFTQKYQGSVAFMLKRPLRVMLIFAAISAVSAWYFTALPTAFLPDEDQGIFFSQVVLPSNSTQGQTEKAMEKVSNYFLEQESDVVENVFVASGFSFAGTGNNMGIAFIGLKDWQYRQDAGTDVKAVSDRAMAYFSGMREAIAVAIVPPAAIELGTANGFSFYLQDRGSHGHEALTAARDQLIRLAQSNPNLVGVRANGQEDAPVYQLDIDHRKVLSYGLSMDDVNSVISAAFGGRYVNDFLDQGRVKKVYIQGDDSYRLSPDNIGMWYARNASGEMIPLSSFVSGHWAKESPRLERFNGISSVNIQGAVAQGYSTGEAMRDIEQLAEQLPQGFGIAWNGLSYEERQSGSQAPSLYALSVLMVFLVLAALYESWTVPLAVILVVPLGVLGTLLAIGSRGMSNDVFFQVGLLTTVGLATKNAILIIEFAKERYSKGESAINATLEAVRSRIRPIIMTSLAFGLGVLPLAISHGVGSGAKSALGTSVLGGMISSTFLGIFFIPVFFIVVERCFKRRPRNIKHQQKSIPQHT; encoded by the coding sequence ATGGCGAGGTACTTTATTGATAAACCAGTTTTTGCCTGGGTTATCGCTATTCTGATCATGCTTGCGGGTGCTCTGTCTATTGCTAAACTCCCCGTCTCTCAATACCCCAGCATAGCCCCACCCACGGTATTAATAACGACTCGTTATAATGGCGCCAGTGCGAAGACGGTTGAGGACAGCGTTACCCAAGTAATCGAACAGTCTTTGACGGGAATTGACAATCTACGCTATATCTCATCAACCAGCGATAGCACTGGCAATGTTGCGGTCACCGTCACGTTTAATACCGATGCAGACCCTGAAATAGCACAAGTTCAAGTACAGAATAAGCTGCAGTCTGCTCTTCCCATGCTGCCAATGGAGGTGCAACAACAGGGGGTAACGGTCAGTAAGTCGAGTTCAAGTATTCTGCTGATTGTCGGTTTATATTCTAAGGATGGCAAGCTTGATAAAAATGATATTTCCGACTTTGTCATTTCAAAAATCAAAGACCCGCTGAGCCGAGTGGCAGGGGTTGGAGACCTTGAAGTGTTTGGTGCACAGTACGCCATGAGAATTTGGCTTGACCCTCTCAAGCTGGAAAAATACAGCCTGACGAGCGCTGATGCTGCAGCAGCAATAAAGCAGCAAAATGCCCAGGTGTCGGCTGGCCAATTTGGCTCCGGGCCCATGCAACAAGAAACGCAATTAAACGCGACAATATCAGCCCAAAGTCGCCTTAAGACAGCGAAAGAGTTTGAGAATATCATCGTCAAATCGGGCAGCAACGGCGCTGAAGTTTTGCTGAAGGACGTCGCCCGTGTTGAGCTGGGTGCCGATGACTATATCATGACCAACTTTTACAACGGCTACCCCGTGGCCGCCTTGGGCGTTAAGTTAGCTACCGGTGCAAATGCATTAAAGACGGCAGAGGCGGTGAAAAACAAGGTTGAAGAGCTTCGGCCATTTTTCCCCGATGGCGTCGATGTTGTTTACCCCTATGATACCTCGCCTTTTGTGGGCAAATCCATCGAGGGGGTTGTCCACACCTTATTCGAAGCCGTTATACTCGTTTTTCTCATCATGTATCTGTTTTTGCAAAATTTTAGAGCGACGCTGATCCCAACGATTGCCGTTCCCGTTGTGTTATTGGGTACTTTTGCTGTTCTCTACGCCGTTGGCTTATCGATTAATACGCTGACCATGTTTGCGATGGTGCTCGCCATCGGGCTGTTAGTGGATGACGCCATTGTTGTCGTCGAGAATGTTGAACGAATAATGCACACTGAAGGGCTCAGTCCCAGGGAAGCCACCTACAAATCAATGGAGCAAATTTCGAGTGCTTTAGTCGGTATTGCGCTCACCTTATCTGCCGTTTTCGTTCCTATGGCATTCATGTCAGGGTCTACTGGCGTTATTTACAGGCAGTTCTCTATTACGATCATTACCGCAATGGGGCTCTCTGTTGTGGTGGCACTGGTGCTAACACCTGCATTATGCGCGAGCATGCTAAAACCAGTGGACAAGGCTGCCAAACCTAATCGTATGTTCTCTGGCTTTAATCGTATTTTTGATCGTTTTACGCAAAAATACCAAGGCAGTGTTGCCTTCATGTTGAAGCGCCCACTGCGTGTGATGCTCATCTTTGCGGCAATATCAGCAGTGTCTGCGTGGTATTTCACCGCTTTACCAACGGCATTTTTACCCGATGAGGACCAAGGTATTTTCTTCTCGCAAGTCGTTTTGCCTAGCAACTCTACTCAGGGGCAAACAGAAAAGGCGATGGAAAAAGTATCAAACTACTTTCTCGAGCAAGAGTCCGACGTTGTTGAAAATGTCTTTGTTGCTTCAGGCTTTAGCTTTGCGGGCACTGGTAATAACATGGGCATTGCTTTTATCGGCCTAAAAGATTGGCAATATAGACAGGACGCTGGTACTGATGTGAAGGCCGTGTCAGATAGAGCCATGGCGTACTTTTCAGGCATGAGAGAGGCGATAGCCGTTGCTATTGTTCCGCCAGCAGCGATTGAGTTGGGTACCGCCAATGGCTTTAGTTTTTACCTACAAGATCGTGGTTCGCATGGGCACGAGGCACTTACTGCAGCGCGCGATCAGTTAATACGCCTTGCACAATCAAACCCCAACTTAGTTGGAGTTAGGGCCAATGGACAAGAAGACGCGCCGGTTTATCAGCTAGATATAGATCATCGCAAAGTACTCTCCTATGGCCTATCAATGGACGATGTAAACTCCGTGATAAGCGCTGCTTTTGGCGGCCGCTACGTCAATGACTTTCTCGATCAGGGCAGAGTGAAGAAAGTCTATATTCAAGGCGATGACAGCTATCGCTTATCACCGGATAATATCGGCATGTGGTATGCCAGGAATGCTTCTGGGGAGATGATACCTTTGAGCTCCTTTGTCTCTGGCCACTGGGCAAAAGAATCACCTCGACTGGAACGCTTTAATGGCATCTCCTCTGTTAATATCCAAGGCGCGGTTGCCCAGGGTTACAGCACCGGCGAGGCCATGCGAGATATTGAACAGCTCGCAGAGCAACTACCGCAAGGCTTCGGCATTGCCTGGAATGGCTTGTCCTATGAGGAGAGGCAATCTGGCAGCCAAGCGCCGTCTCTGTACGCCTTGTCGGTGTTAATGGTTTTTCTCGTTCTCGCTGCGCTATACGAGAGCTGGACAGTACCGTTAGCCGTCATACTCGTTGTTCCCTTAGGTGTACTGGGAACCTTACTGGCGATAGGAAGCAGAGGCATGTCGAACGATGTCTTTTTCCAAGTCGGCTTACTGACCACCGTCGGCTTGGCGACTAAGAACGCAATCCTAATTATAGAGTTCGCGAAGGAACGTTACAGTAAAGGTGAGTCCGCTATTAATGCAACACTCGAGGCCGTTCGCTCACGAATACGCCCGATTATTATGACCTCGTTGGCGTTTGGACTTGGCGTTTTACCTCTGGCGATAAGTCATGGGGTAGGCTCTGGCGCCAAGAGTGCACTCGGTACTTCCGTGCTCGGTGGCATGATCAGCTCGACCTTCTTAGGTATCTTCTTTATACCGGTGTTCTTTATCGTTGTTGAGCGCTGCTTTAAACGCCGCCCCCGCAATATAAAGCATCAGCAAAAGAGTATTCCGCAACACACATAG
- a CDS encoding efflux RND transporter periplasmic adaptor subunit has protein sequence MYKRMTLALIPLMLLGCGGVDSAPNKHPLTNVDTLIIEPSSQTISVELPGRTKAFKEAEVRPQVDGIVIKRLFKEGAFVEEGQSLYQIDPAIYQANVLMAKSKLEAAQATVYAAKTKLNRTKKLVARGAVSEQTLDDNLASYKVAFASLHVAEASLHQATIDLEYTKVNAPISGIISQSYISEGALVTSGQSQMLAKIQQLNPINVDLSRSSSEVLRLKRAYQRGELIMNSTPTVMLSTDTGDNATEYQAQVKFTEVNVDANTDSVTLRAEFPNDDRQLLPGMYVHTRLNIGQDPHAILIPQKSVSRNSKGEATVMLVKNNGIAEQRVIKTAEAFGKQWRVVSGLQANDEIIISNLQRVRTGDKVNVVKPSSKEIKAPINRSAAHVIQQSAEDA, from the coding sequence ATGTATAAGAGAATGACTTTAGCGCTCATCCCGCTGATGCTGTTGGGGTGCGGCGGTGTGGACTCCGCCCCAAATAAACACCCACTAACGAATGTCGACACGCTGATCATCGAACCGTCGAGCCAAACCATCTCAGTAGAACTACCTGGACGCACAAAGGCATTCAAAGAGGCGGAAGTCAGACCTCAAGTTGATGGTATCGTCATCAAAAGGTTGTTTAAAGAAGGGGCCTTTGTCGAAGAAGGGCAGTCGCTCTACCAAATTGACCCCGCTATCTATCAAGCCAATGTGTTAATGGCTAAGTCTAAGTTAGAGGCCGCTCAAGCGACCGTTTATGCCGCGAAGACAAAACTCAATCGCACCAAAAAGCTTGTCGCTCGCGGCGCCGTCAGCGAACAGACACTTGACGATAACCTGGCCAGTTACAAGGTCGCTTTTGCATCTCTGCATGTCGCAGAAGCATCGCTGCATCAAGCGACAATAGACTTAGAATACACCAAAGTTAACGCGCCTATTTCCGGCATTATCAGCCAATCCTATATCTCCGAGGGGGCACTAGTGACCTCGGGGCAAAGCCAAATGTTAGCCAAGATTCAACAGTTAAACCCAATAAACGTCGACTTATCACGCTCGAGTAGTGAAGTGCTGCGCTTGAAACGTGCCTATCAACGTGGCGAACTGATTATGAATTCAACGCCAACAGTAATGCTATCGACAGATACTGGTGACAACGCGACGGAGTATCAAGCACAAGTCAAATTTACCGAAGTCAATGTCGATGCGAACACAGATTCCGTTACGTTGAGAGCAGAATTCCCTAACGACGATCGTCAGCTTCTTCCCGGCATGTATGTGCACACCCGCTTAAATATTGGTCAAGATCCGCACGCTATCTTGATTCCGCAAAAATCGGTATCTAGAAATAGCAAGGGTGAAGCGACGGTGATGCTAGTGAAAAACAATGGTATAGCTGAACAGCGCGTTATTAAAACAGCTGAAGCTTTCGGTAAGCAGTGGCGTGTCGTTTCTGGCCTGCAAGCCAATGATGAGATTATCATTAGCAACCTACAGAGAGTTCGCACAGGCGACAAGGTCAACGTCGTCAAGCCAAGCTCGAAAGAGATTAAAGCCCCCATAAATCGCTCTGCTGCACACGTGATACAACAGTCAGCGGAGGATGCGTAA